gtttgtagggatttgctgttaacaagaaatgtgatctcttgtgacgagtaacctatcataaatgtttctcattgattatgcaaatgaggtcctcatttgcataaaatatatcagatctcctctacctaaataacaagGTGTTCAAACTATGAAATTCTTagagaccctaatttgcatgactttcatccgcatgttcaacttaacgtacatgttgttatcaaatgtcgcaagaatggaattttcatAATTTAACACTATAAtcacaatttctcattaattatacaaattaggtaaccatttgcataattgatgtgtATCaaaatttctctcttttctagttacatgtcATGTTTAACTTAAGTGtcctagtagtaatgaaatactttggcttaataaactgtgctaattaatcatgcaaattagcccctggtttgcattaatagccTTTATTCATGGAGGCATCgccgaagttatctacatataaaGAATCACGataatccgtcaaccccttcccgagttagtccctttcaaaaggatggtgcaaGTGCTCATGCGCTCTTGTTTAATTACATATGGAATATTTTtgagcattctaacatgaactgcagtgtatttataaactgccctcatcaattatgcaaattagcccctgatttgcacgattagcatttaattatgtaagggATCTCTGAAGCtgtctacattccaaatatcatgaagatccgtcaacccattcccgagttttccccctctaaagggatgattcaACTACAGGTACATATGCCTGTGGAAAAACTCTTCAAAAATTCGGGAATACTTGTCAAACAGACGCtctctatactattaggctagcccctgaggcgtcgccaaaaactgtAGTGATTGTTTGTGGATCCGTTCATGAATGTCAGTGATGACATAACACTACTGGCCATTAGGGGACGCTTTTCGCTTGGCTGTCTCCtaaagcctacgtcacatttcctactcGGGTCCCGGCCGGGCTATTTGCGGAAAAcaaaaatttaagtttatgccaataaatatgcacagtGCATGCCGTAgaattattttcggtccgttttgtgttttcgttgtcttttatgtcataattATCGTTcctgaaagctacccggccgggccccttttttttaaaatgtgacctaggccttactAAGCTCAATTGGGCTGAAATCTACTAttcattcttttaaaaaagagTAATAATATGTATGGATTGGACGTAAATAGTATGAATATGATTGTGCTAAGGTTAAAAGATTAGTCATCAACTAAACCAACGATAAATTGTCATTGGCAACAGCATCTTTTGAGCATCAACAATGACAGTTTCTTGcacagacaaaaaacaaaaggaTCATTTCTTATCCCTCGTCTTTTCCCAAATCCAGTTCTCCCACGAGCGATTTGTTCTTGACGGCGTTGGTCTAAGGCACCACTTTGAAGTTTGCTACATCCCAGACGAATGAAAGGACACATTGTCATGATCTTTAAGTACCCATTGTCCTTGATTTGAAAACCTTGTAAGATAAAGCTTGATCTGCCACCTTCTAAAAAAGTCGTAAAAATCGTTATTCAGGTTACATATTAATTCCTACTACGGTAACCTTTGTCGATAAGGGCCCAGTAGACCATTTATATACAATAGATTTTATGTACTTAGACTATTATGTAATATTATTATCATGTATTATCATCATATAACATCAGTGGCTATGAGACTACTAGTAAGTGATCGAGGGAAAATGTCACGTTACAGCAGTGCATGTGTCATGCAAAATTCAACAGTTACTGTCTAATGTTACAGAAAAGGTCTTCTTGATCGTTGCCAGTGGTATAttgttctgtcacagcctgctggAAAACTCTACAGATATACTCTCCTGAAACAGCATACTATTATTGAAATAAAATTGAAGATGACATAATGTTCAATTATTTCTTATATTAGCTTGTATAGCATTAACTAGATTTTCTATCTGTCAGATTAGATGTTAGATATTAGCTTGTACAATATTTCAACTGTATGATTGTACAGATTTtcgtacattgtacctgttacaattgtcgtgcaataatgTAAACTTCTTTTTCTATGACATCAGAATCGTATGATGGTCAATGAAAATGACCACAACGTAAGACCACACTGACGCACTGACAAAATTTTTACGAATGGTAACCCCTGGTAACCCCTGgtaaccccaaaactgatactGTAATAAATTGGTGTAAGAtgggaaagaacaaaaatgaagaatctgtaattgttcggtatacttattaatattctgtgtgttcagtcatatgttcaatcttcctggccactaaaatttcataatgaaggggagggggtcaattttttttcttattcacatgctcgcatcagttttcgggttcccagatgatgtcatccatagtcaaatcaacatggcctaaggagATAGAACAGTATCCAAGGACTAGTCTATGGTATAGTTCAGAGGAAGATCCAATGCCTCACCAACATAACCCCTTCGTAAGCCCAAAACACACCCTGACTTAAACTTCCACCCACGTGATCACGTCAAAGGGTAAAGACATACGTACGCGCATACGTGAACTTTCGCAGAACGCTGTCACGGTTTACGATAAACCGAGACTGTTCTATTTCAATTCCCAGAAGTGATAGGCTGGGTTTAAGCAACAAGGAAGTGGGCTGAGCACGGTATAAAGTATAGAGGCATTGCCGCGATCGTTCAGCGGCTCCACAAAAACATCTGTCTGCACCTAACAACTGAAGATGGGTCGGCCAGGTACTCAACTGGTGGCAGTTTGGGCTGTCTTCGTTTTTCTGCTGGTACCAGCGTTACACGGCAGCCCAATACCACTGCTCGGACAAGACAGTGCACAAGGAAGCGGTAAGAACCTTCTGGACTCTTAAAATGTTGATGACTACGTGTGCATGTACTTGATAGCCACAATTCTACTTTGTCGTGTTGTGTCGCATAATTGACACTAAGGTTGTTTGTCCCAGAACCCATTCCTGGGTTTAAATTCTGTCATCCTACCAAACTCACatccttgggaaagacacttggcacaactttcctcactcaaccctggtgtaaaaaatgggcacctgacttcagttggggaggtaaaaggcagtaaAAGAAGAGTGTTTGGGCTGAGGCACAGTTGGTAACGATCCATTTCCCCTAcggcagggctttagccagctcgaattttttttccgtcagccaattccaatcgtggCGAAAATTttacccgccgtacgtgcaatttgtccgtacgttttatTTTGGGGGGaagccacgtccgccacgtatttctgaaaacgttcatgCTGTACAGGGCaagcgcgtcgcccgtactggcacgtacgtaCATAcgggagggcgaatccgcagcccgatggcacaaaaagttttgcctgcacgtaaagttctctagcgtgtctgcgtgctccatgATCTGTCGGATTCCCCACGAGTgcagaggcggtacttaccactttaatacggatccaaaaagattgcccacgttttggcacgtagacagcacgtatgtgcacgtgcggcgggttgtgcccttagctttaccgaGGCTgatatcatcaacatcattgAGACGAACAGCCTACAAAAAATGACTCGCCCAAATACATGGTCTATGGAGAGATTCATACGTCTTCAATTTACTTCCGATTAATTTTAATTAAATGACCATtgacaaaatatatatcattATCTTACAACATTACCTACGAAACttaatacaatatacataatgtacaaaatgtcacAATATAACCGATATCGGTAATCGCTACTAGCCTAGAGTTCGATCATTTAAGCCCAAGACAGGTCAGCCTCAGTTGTACAATGGTGACAGTATGCTGTCAAAGATAACTGAAAGAAAGCAACTTACGCTTTTATATAAGACAGataattaaaagaaaacaatttgtgCAATTTCCAAATGATACTTACTCACTGACAAtaaactggatagattttggaaacggtaatCCAGTACTAttttcagtgacactgagcagatctgttGATCATATCAAGCTGCATGTCAATGAGTAACTTTCATTTGGAAAATGCGTAAAACTGAGAGTTACTTAAACAGATCACTTATGCCACGATTTATCTTAGGAATCATATCGGTCGAAAAACTTCTTTCCCTCCTGGGTTTGTTGCTTTTGAGGGCAGTTCCTCTGATCTTTTCAGCGGATTCTTCTGCCGTTTCCTTGAGGAAGGAAGTAAAGCCGATATCGTAAGGGTTTGTCGTCCAGTCCCCGTTCTCGTAAACATCGAAAAGAATCACCATGAAGATAGTGAGCAGGAAGAACTGCATAACAACCTGGTAGGAGAAGAAGATCAGCGGACCGAGTATTCTATGGCCCGAGGACAGAGCGTCaaagtcaaaactgcccaacaTCATCAGAAGAAGGCTTTGAAGACTGGAACTTAGGTTCTTATACTCATTGCTATTTGAGCCGTGTGTCAAAGCCATCATTATAATAAAAGCTAACAGAATGACAGCCACAGACAACATGAAAGACATGAGGGGTTTGAGAGACTTCTTCATGGTCATAGACAAGGCGTACACGTGAGAGTTGAAGCGCAGAAGGCGGATAAACTTTAACGTAGCGCAACAGATAAGAAAACCTTGGAGATAGGTGGAGATTTGGAACCAGCTGACAGCGCTTTTATACAGATGGAATACGGAGTTTCCGTTCCTCCGTTCTTCTGCCACCTCGTCTATGATGTTCTGTGTGTAGAAGTAGATGACGAGGGTTGAGAAGCCGATGGTGATCACGAACAGCTCTACCCAGCTCCAGAACTCGCCAAGATACTCCAGTGGCCGTGACATCAGAGACTTTCCTGAAACACAACGTACAAAAGAACAATCTGAGCaagagttcgaatcctgccattccaccaatcttgtgcctttgggaaaggcacttaatacGACTTTTCTCctttcactcaggtggaaatgagtacctagcttcgactagggccgtccctcggataggacattaaatggagctCCCGCgttcggggagagccacaccccacgcacgttaaagaacccaccacaacTTTCGAAAAAAAGTATGGGCATgccccggtgtgcgatggtaAAAAACTTACTGTCGGTATATAGGCTACAGAGGTCTTTAGCAATTGGTAGCCTCAAGAAAGAAGAAGATAGCATTCTGTCATTTCCTTTGATGACTGACAGTACCGACAAATTTAAGGACTGGTGCTTTTACTGAGTTATTGAGATGAAAACATTTGCACCTACCTTCACGAAACACAAAGTAGAGTAGAAACAGCGCAAGCACCCCTCTCATGACCAGAAGTAAGATGACGTCTTGCTGTATGAGTCTCACAGTGACAATCTCTGAGCTCTTGTAAGCTGCCCCGAGATTGGTGAACTCCACAACCAACGACACAACCGAAAACAGATTGACGTGCGGGTTGTATAGGATAAGCTCGATGAAAACTGCGCGGCTGTTCTCGTCCAACCAACGTTGCCGTTGTAGAAAGGACATCGACTCATCGGTCGTTCCCAACCAAGAAATGTACCCACCACCGATGTACGAGCCGTGCTGTCCGAAGTGAGGGACTCCTGCCATTCACAATAACAAAATCGTTTGTAAACAATCAAGTATTTTATTCAACCACAGTTTTGGTCACCGTCTGTCATCTTCCCCAGGGCCATTCTGACTGGTAAAGATTGTACTGCAGCGAAAGGTACCTTTACcttctttttgttctttgtatgtggcacaATAAgtttaacttgagtgcagtgacacattgtccccgtctgtcccaaagcaaatagaaaaaaagaaagcaagATTGTCATCATAGTGAACAGTATTTTTAAACCAAAAAAGATGCAATAATCCAGATCTTACCATCTGTGAGTGAAGCGTAAGTGTACCTCCACGGGCTCACGTTGTTCGCACAGTTGTGTAATTCGCGAGATGTTTGCGGGCTGGATGAACTACAGACTGTGTCCTCTGTGCCATTAGCTGTTGTGTTGTCAGGAGCCCACTGTAGGGTGTAGTTCTGTGTATCGGCTACACTGAGTGTGTACGGCACGCTACAGCGTGATGTCACGTTCAGCATTTGATTGGGCGGCGCACAGTGTTGTCCTATGATTGTGCAGATTACACAAATTAAGAGGTAAAAAAATTAGAACTATTTGAgagttcatctgtgttagtagaaGTCATTCATTCTGAATGGAGTTAAACTGAAATTTGTAACACAAGCCCATATATCTGCCTACCTGTATATGCAACTCTATCTGCCCTTATATTTACAGCTTTCTTAGCGAAGAAGATAAACCGGTAAAATTAATGCAAATGTTGACAGATACCACATTCCTATATCACTAATAGTACTAAGAACTACTTTATAGTCTTGACATATACTTAGCTTGTAAGAACACAAACGTACAATTAAGGTCTACAtctatttgttcattcattcatcagcGAAACGACAGTTTCTAAAGCTCACCTGGCTCTACTCGCAACTGCCGCAGCTGTACGGGACCAAGCGGGTAGGAGACCATGTCCTCAAGTAATATGGCGTCCGGACTGACTCTGCCGTTGTACCAGGTTCTCACATGGAGGGCGGGCATCAACCCGGTTGTTATCCAGGTCCAAAACGACGGGATATCAGTGATCTACAGAAATAAACGGACCAAGTTATCACGTCATAGAGAGTAAAttgatgaaggtaagacatcgaGGTAGTGAGATGCACAAGATAATAATAGTTAATTATAATAAGCAACTGTGGATAGATTTTGTGAACGGTCAGACACTTCTGGATTTCTGgtttaaaatttttctggttTAAAATTTTTGAAACTATGAATTGCTATCATATGTGATTTAGATAGCCAATAGGGAAACAAGGCAGAGACAGGAGTCAAGCCAGGACAAGGAAGAGACTACAGTCGTAGAGAGTACTTTCAATGATCTATATATAGCAACCGTTGCTGAATATGCGATACGGAATATCAGGCCACCACCACTGCCTTGGAAACCCTAAAAATATCTAGAAACCCACACTCTCAAATACTGAAGGCTTACTGATTGTAAATgcatgtctatgtctatgtcgagtgagtgaatgagtgggagagtgaatgaatgagaaagtgaatgagtgagtgatcatGAGTAACTGTGAGTTGGTACgtgagagtgaatgagtgagtgcgtgcgtgcgtgagtgaAGAAGTGAATGAAACTGAATGAGTTAGTGAGTCGATGAgcgagagagtgagtgagtcagtgagggAGGGACGGAAGGAGGGAGGGAGTTAGTTCTAACCTCAAAGAACCCAACATCACCAGTCTCCAGTATCTGCCTCTCCACATTTTGCGTCATGTAGAACGCCATGGGGCTTCGGTCCCCGTAtgatgttgccatgacaacagcgATGAAGAGACCGAACACCAGAACCTCCAGCACGGCGGCGCGCCTCTTGCGCTTCTCTGCACTCTTCTGGCGCTGTTCAGCAAGAGTGGCTTCGTCTGGAGGTGAATCCAAGCCACCAGTTTTGGAACCCTACATGGCAGAAATAAAGTCAGACTCATACAACGTCAAATTTTTAACCCTGTGGTGCTAACATGTTCAATTAGTATTGAAAGAAACTAAAAGATTTGAGTAACCAATCTTCCTACCATCCTACCTGACTTTCTTGAAGAACTTGCCTACAATTTACCTGACATATATAAATTtctatgtatatttttttcttacatgccATATGATTTGTTACTATGTGGTTCATCTTACATAACTTTGTTATTCTCGTGCTTTGCTTGTCGTAATTTGTTTCCATGTGCTGTCctttatttttttacacataAGGTCACAGCAGAttcaaattttatggatgacataaggGCGCTCCAGTCCTTGGTCATTACCAAAGCCCAAATTTGGGCAACAAACATATGCTTTATATAAAAGGTCTAGTTGCACCTATGTGGTATACCGGTAACAGAAACACACCTGTATCGTCTGTACGCCCAAATATTCTGGTCTCTCTCTCCAGAGGTACCGCTTCCATCCTGACGCTGTCTGCCATCGCATCATCTTAGACTGGCAAAACAAAAAACGTTTTGATTACACTTAGAAAGTATCCCATTATAAAGAGggagaaaaatgtcaaaataaaggcacaaaaaaATTCCGATAGATTAAGACCACAATACAGTGCACGTTCACAGTTcagagtacgcatgtgcagcgacatgAATTGTGctcaatatgtcaaaggtgttTATTCACTTAAACCCAGTCTCTCGTtataactactgcatttagctcATGTGGAAAAGAACATTCAAATAAagatcaacatcatcatcatcattgtaagatgttgtagattttttttaacgCATGACAGAAAAATGCGCACCTTCTCATTGGATTCCGGTGTGCCGGACTGTAGAAACTCTTCACCGGGCTCCAGAGGTTCGGCCTGGGGGGCGTCATCTTCGACTGGCGTCTGGTTATGTTGGGAAACACGATTaatcagacatccaggtaaaccaTGTCTAAAGAAtcttcaatctctacaactggttAAGATTGCATATGCGCATACGATTCTTACGAGTTAGTGACtagtaatacccctgtcaaattatccacgatcttctggcgtatcgatggaagatcggccatatttaagattgacaaaggggttgtgcgtatttttcacctgaaaactgcCCGTCACACAAAAGCCATACAATTGTTGtaaaataaagttattattataatcgAAGCTCGGGCGACCACCGCCAAATCGTCGTCCGATAGATTTTTGTCAAATGTGACGGGTATTAGGGCGCGGTCagataggtcgtgcgatcgtcgtacgattctgATGCCAAAGGATTTTCAAACAGGCCGTGACAGATCGAATCAACCGCCGACATAGATCcataacagcattttgtgtacaaaaGCAGTTGAACTTTATAGGAGACGCAAAaatttgtcctccaaaatgtccgaagtgatggatgtcactcgaaatgtccggaagAAATCTTTGAAACTTAACCAGTTTTATTGTCTCCAGATTTGACTTATACAGTTCCTAAGACGAGTAGCAGATTAGTGAACATAGGAgagaactactacccggatggtacttAGGTTAGATACCTTTGATATCAAAGCAAATATGACAGCCACAATGAGCAGCTTGAAGGGCTGCATCAGGAACAGGTCGGTCACGAATGACGTCAGAAAGGTGACGAGCCAGGCCTCCGCCTTCGCCCTGCCGAAACTCAGGGTGTACAGCACAGTGAAGAATGCGGCCACAAAACTCGCCGACCACACGAGCAGCCAGCCTACAGGGGAAAACCATAGTATAAAGttatgtgactgtatgtactgtaaTAGATATTAGgatactggtacagaaaactcaggGTGTACAGAACGGTGAAGAACGCCGTCATGAAGCTCGCCGACCACACTAGTAGCCAGTCTGCAGgggaaaatgataaaaatgtagCCTACAGGAGCAAATTATAGGACATGTAATATTGCCGACTAGTGGTTACTCAGGGAAGTTGATATGTCTTTCGAAGCGGTCATTCGTTTCAGGTAACATCCACtaacttttgtcagtgacactgctaATAAACTccagcaattggatatgatttttgaaacgtttcagatagcaacCTTTCGTCAATGACACGAGCTTTCATCAGTGAAACACTCCACAGAAGCGAAAAGAGTAGTACAATCAGAAAAATACCTATATAGGCAGTCCACCAGGGCAGCGATGATTTGGCCTTTCCACCACCTTCCACCCCTTCCTTCTGTGCCTTCTTGTCAGTTTTCTTGGTGCCGGAGTTACGGAACAGGAAGGCGATGAGAACATTTACGGGTAGGATGATGGCAGCGCTCTGTATGCCGATCATGATCTGAAAACAAGAGATTAGTTTCGAAATGGAAGAGTATGTTTTGCCGAAtagcaatttctcaagcaactggatatgactgtGGAAACTGGTTTCAGGTATAGAAtgcactatctttcatcagcaACACTGttagtggattctacctgaaacgtatGACCGTTCCCAAATGATATATATCACAAACGTACGCGAGCTTACCCTAGCGTATCCCGTGC
The sequence above is drawn from the Branchiostoma floridae strain S238N-H82 chromosome 17, Bfl_VNyyK, whole genome shotgun sequence genome and encodes:
- the LOC118404154 gene encoding polycystin-2-like, with the translated sequence MLNVTSRCSVPYTLSVADTQNYTLQWAPDNTTANGTEDTVCSSSSPQTSRELHNCANNVSPWRYTYASLTDGVPHFGQHGSYIGGGYISWLGTTDESMSFLQRQRWLDENSRAVFIELILYNPHVNLFSVVSLVVEFTNLGAAYKSSEIVTVRLIQQDVILLLVMRGVLALFLLYFVFREGKSLMSRPLEYLGEFWSWVELFVITIGFSTLVIYFYTQNIIDEVAEERRNGNSVFHLYKSAVSWFQISTYLQGFLICCATLKFIRLLRFNSHVYALSMTMKKSLKPLMSFMLSVAVILLAFIIMMALTHGSNSNEYKNLSSSLQSLLLMMLGSFDFDALSSGHRILGPLIFFSYQVVMQFFLLTIFMVILFDVYENGDWTTNPYDIGFTSFLKETAEESAEKIRGTALKSNKPRRERSFSTDMIPKINRGISDLFK